A section of the Elizabethkingia anophelis R26 genome encodes:
- a CDS encoding inorganic pyrophosphatase, with protein sequence MNPKFKAHPWHGISVGEKAPEIVNVFVEIVPSDTIKYEVDKETGYLKVDRPQKFSNIIPALYGFVPQTYCEDAVKDLAVANGSVDVKEGDHDPLDICVLSSHNINGGGMILEAIPIGGFKMIDKGEADDKIIAVLVDDQVYGHMRDISDLPVAEVNRLKHYFLSYKNLPTEPAVVRIDDVYGAEHAKKVIEASIKDYNQHYGE encoded by the coding sequence ATGAACCCTAAATTCAAAGCCCATCCTTGGCATGGTATCAGTGTTGGAGAGAAAGCTCCGGAAATTGTAAATGTTTTCGTGGAGATCGTACCTTCGGATACTATTAAGTATGAAGTAGATAAAGAAACTGGTTACCTGAAAGTAGACAGACCACAGAAGTTTTCTAATATTATTCCTGCTTTATATGGTTTCGTTCCACAGACTTACTGTGAGGATGCTGTAAAGGATTTGGCTGTGGCTAATGGTTCTGTAGACGTTAAAGAAGGAGATCATGATCCATTGGATATTTGTGTTCTAAGCAGCCACAACATCAATGGTGGAGGTATGATTTTAGAAGCTATTCCAATTGGTGGCTTTAAAATGATTGATAAAGGAGAGGCTGATGACAAAATCATCGCTGTATTAGTAGATGACCAGGTTTATGGTCACATGAGAGATATCTCCGATCTTCCGGTAGCTGAAGTTAACCGTTTGAAGCATTATTTCCTTTCGTATAAAAACTTACCAACTGAACCAGCTGTAGTAAGAATCGATGACGTATATGGAGCTGAGCACGCAAAAAAAGTTATAGAAGCATCTATAAAAGATTATAATCAACATTACGGAGAATAA
- the rsgA gene encoding ribosome small subunit-dependent GTPase A — protein MRGIIIKSTGSWYQVLDQESGKIYEARIRGKFKLIKTRLTNPLAVGDFVEFSLEQDDIAWITKIEPRKNYLIRKAVNLSKEAHIIASNIDIGCILFTLKMPETSLGFLDRFLVCCEAYDIKPLILFNKADLLDREELEYAEDIATVYQSIGYDSLFVSSVSGLNMESLREILKDKTSVFFGHSGSGKSTLVNALNPEVNLKTGDISDIHLKGKHTTTFAQMHFWPFGGQVIDTPGVREFAMIDVEKEEIQHYFPEIFSISENCKFNNCLHINEPKCAVLDALEHEEILESRYATYIKLMEEAEEQNQ, from the coding sequence ATGAGGGGTATTATCATAAAATCTACCGGAAGCTGGTATCAGGTTTTAGATCAAGAATCCGGAAAAATTTATGAAGCCCGAATCAGAGGCAAATTTAAATTAATAAAAACCCGACTGACCAATCCCTTGGCGGTCGGGGATTTTGTTGAGTTTTCGCTGGAACAGGATGACATTGCCTGGATTACAAAGATAGAACCACGAAAAAACTATCTGATCCGTAAAGCGGTAAACCTGTCTAAAGAAGCTCACATTATAGCTTCCAATATTGATATTGGCTGCATTCTTTTTACACTGAAAATGCCGGAAACTTCTTTAGGTTTTTTAGACCGTTTTCTGGTATGTTGCGAGGCTTATGATATAAAGCCTTTAATCCTTTTTAATAAAGCCGATTTGCTTGACCGGGAAGAACTGGAATATGCTGAAGATATTGCTACTGTATACCAGTCTATAGGTTATGATTCCCTTTTTGTTTCTTCTGTATCCGGACTGAATATGGAGAGCCTCAGAGAGATTCTAAAAGATAAAACTTCTGTATTCTTCGGACACTCCGGAAGCGGGAAATCTACATTAGTAAATGCTTTAAACCCTGAAGTAAATCTAAAGACAGGTGATATATCTGATATTCACCTGAAAGGAAAACACACTACTACATTTGCCCAGATGCATTTCTGGCCTTTTGGCGGTCAGGTAATTGATACTCCCGGAGTTCGTGAATTTGCGATGATAGATGTTGAGAAAGAAGAAATTCAGCATTATTTCCCAGAGATATTTAGTATTTCCGAGAATTGTAAGTTCAATAACTGTCTGCATATAAACGAACCGAAATGTGCCGTTTTAGATGCATTAGAACATGAAGAAATCTTAGAATCCCGTTATGCTACTTACATTAAGCTAATGGAAGAAGCAGAAGAACAGAACCAATAA
- a CDS encoding chorismate mutase, with translation MNLNEVKSDWISELGSPLVIAGPCSAESESQMLEAARRIKESNANVSVFRAGIWKPRTKPNGFEGVGVIGLNWLKKVKEEYGFKTATEVANANHVFAALEADVDILWIGARSTVNPFTVQEIAQALRGTNKPVLVKNPVNPDLALWIGAMERLLGQDVKNLGVIHRGFSNYQKTKYRNVPNWTIALDFKKQFPNIPMVVDPSHICGNRTGLAAISQEALNCGYEGLMIETHPNPDEAWSDAAQQITPEVLAELLSNLKTRNQDISGYEDEMGKHRTLISDIDFQLISLLNQRMKVSEKIGTLKKENNIAIFQPDRWKVIAEYAAQKADETGMSREFIEKVFNAIHEESIDVQNNIMINK, from the coding sequence ATGAATCTAAACGAAGTAAAGTCTGATTGGATATCAGAACTAGGATCACCGCTAGTAATTGCGGGACCATGTAGCGCGGAAAGCGAATCACAAATGCTGGAAGCAGCCAGAAGAATTAAAGAGAGTAATGCCAATGTTTCTGTATTTCGTGCGGGAATCTGGAAACCTCGTACAAAACCAAATGGTTTTGAAGGAGTAGGGGTTATTGGTCTTAACTGGCTGAAAAAAGTTAAAGAAGAGTACGGTTTTAAAACAGCAACTGAAGTAGCTAATGCAAATCACGTATTTGCAGCATTAGAAGCTGATGTAGATATCTTATGGATCGGAGCGCGTTCTACTGTAAACCCTTTTACAGTTCAGGAAATTGCACAGGCACTAAGAGGTACAAACAAGCCTGTATTGGTTAAAAACCCTGTTAACCCGGATCTTGCTTTATGGATTGGGGCAATGGAGAGATTATTAGGACAAGATGTTAAAAACCTTGGTGTAATCCACAGAGGTTTCTCTAATTACCAGAAAACTAAATACCGTAACGTTCCAAACTGGACAATTGCACTTGATTTCAAAAAGCAATTCCCAAATATTCCAATGGTTGTAGACCCTTCTCACATCTGTGGTAACAGAACAGGTTTAGCTGCGATCTCTCAGGAAGCTCTAAACTGTGGTTATGAAGGTTTAATGATTGAAACGCACCCGAATCCGGATGAAGCATGGAGTGATGCTGCACAGCAAATTACTCCGGAAGTTTTAGCTGAATTACTGTCTAACCTTAAAACAAGAAATCAGGATATCTCCGGATATGAAGATGAAATGGGTAAACACAGAACATTGATCAGTGATATCGACTTCCAACTAATCAGTCTTCTTAACCAAAGAATGAAAGTTTCTGAGAAAATCGGTACATTGAAAAAAGAAAATAACATTGCGATCTTCCAACCGGACAGATGGAAAGTTATTGCTGAATATGCAGCACAAAAAGCTGATGAAACAGGAATGTCAAGAGAGTTTATCGAGAAAGTATTCAATGCTATTCACGAAGAATCTATTGATGTTCAGAATAATATTATGATTAACAAATAA
- the radC gene encoding RadC family protein, which produces MKVKSLAEDDRPREKFLLKGKEALSDTELLAIIIGSGNIGESVIELGRRILRSVNNNWHQLSLLTVKDLMKYKGIGEVKAITIAAALEIGRRKALQEVSKNPIISNSKDAFNILHPYLGDLHHEEFWCLFLNQSNMIIHKEKLTHGGIDQSIVDARILFSIALDHLATAIVVAHNHPSGNLKPSRQDIQITESLKNGGDLLNIKLLDHLIISQDSFFSFSDEGIL; this is translated from the coding sequence ATGAAAGTAAAATCCCTTGCTGAAGATGATCGGCCACGTGAAAAATTTTTACTGAAAGGCAAAGAAGCCCTTTCGGATACCGAATTACTGGCTATTATTATAGGATCCGGTAATATAGGGGAGAGTGTGATAGAACTTGGAAGAAGAATATTAAGATCTGTAAACAACAATTGGCACCAGCTGAGTTTGCTTACAGTCAAAGATCTGATGAAGTATAAAGGGATAGGAGAGGTAAAAGCAATAACTATTGCAGCTGCTTTGGAAATAGGAAGGAGAAAAGCCTTACAGGAAGTTTCTAAAAATCCGATAATAAGCAATAGCAAAGATGCTTTCAATATATTACACCCGTATTTAGGAGATCTTCATCATGAAGAATTTTGGTGTTTGTTTCTCAACCAGAGTAACATGATTATCCATAAAGAAAAACTTACCCATGGCGGTATTGATCAGTCTATTGTAGATGCCAGAATATTATTTAGTATTGCTTTAGATCATCTGGCAACAGCCATTGTCGTTGCACACAACCATCCATCCGGAAATTTAAAACCAAGCAGACAGGATATACAGATTACGGAAAGTCTTAAAAATGGAGGAGATCTTTTGAATATAAAGCTTTTGGATCACCTTATTATTTCCCAGGATTCTTTTTTTAGTTTCAGCGACGAGGGTATTCTTTAA
- the dnaX gene encoding DNA polymerase III subunit gamma/tau, whose amino-acid sequence MENFIVSARKYRPLEFDTVVGQSHITDTLEHAIDNNQLAQALLFCGPRGVGKTTCARILARKINEKSGASDDTGFAFNIYELDAASNNSVDDIRELIDQVRFAPQVGKYKVYIIDEVHMLSTAAFNAFLKTLEEPPAHAIFILATTEKHKIIPTILSRCQIYDFKRIQIEDIQNHLRKIADKEGIQYEDDALFLVAQKADGALRDALSIFDRLTTFTQRNITLAKAAETLNILDYDYYLQIADFAKSNDIPGILSKLNEIVNKGFDPHIFIGGLGSHFRDLMMAQNPNTINLIEVGEKTKAKYVEQSQKWTAQELIDALEICNQADINYKNSKNQRLTVEIALMQLASLSVSDATKKKSLES is encoded by the coding sequence ATGGAAAACTTTATAGTATCTGCACGTAAATATCGCCCATTAGAATTTGATACCGTTGTTGGGCAATCCCACATTACAGATACTTTGGAGCATGCTATAGATAACAATCAGTTAGCACAGGCACTTCTTTTCTGCGGGCCGCGTGGTGTAGGTAAAACTACATGTGCACGTATTCTTGCCAGAAAAATTAATGAAAAATCAGGAGCCTCGGATGATACAGGATTTGCATTTAATATTTATGAATTAGATGCAGCATCAAATAATTCTGTAGATGATATCCGGGAACTGATCGATCAGGTTCGTTTTGCCCCTCAGGTTGGGAAATATAAAGTATATATTATCGACGAGGTGCACATGTTGTCTACTGCAGCATTCAATGCTTTTCTTAAAACATTGGAAGAACCGCCTGCGCACGCTATTTTTATCCTGGCAACTACTGAAAAGCATAAGATAATTCCAACGATTTTATCAAGATGTCAGATTTATGATTTTAAAAGAATTCAGATAGAAGATATCCAAAATCATCTACGCAAGATAGCAGATAAAGAAGGTATTCAGTATGAAGACGATGCTCTGTTTCTGGTAGCCCAAAAGGCAGATGGTGCTTTACGAGATGCTCTTTCCATTTTCGACCGCCTTACAACTTTTACACAAAGAAATATAACACTTGCCAAGGCGGCAGAAACACTGAATATATTAGATTACGATTACTATCTGCAAATTGCGGATTTTGCAAAATCTAATGATATTCCGGGAATTCTTTCCAAACTGAATGAGATTGTAAACAAAGGATTTGATCCACATATTTTTATCGGAGGACTGGGAAGCCACTTCCGTGATTTGATGATGGCGCAGAACCCTAATACAATTAATCTTATAGAAGTAGGAGAGAAAACAAAAGCTAAATATGTAGAGCAAAGCCAGAAATGGACAGCACAGGAACTTATTGATGCTTTGGAAATTTGCAATCAGGCAGATATCAACTATAAGAATTCTAAAAATCAACGTCTCACTGTTGAAATCGCTCTTATGCAATTAGCTTCACTTTCCGTAAGTGATGCCACTAAAAAAAAAAGTTTAGAATCCTAG
- a CDS encoding murein L,D-transpeptidase catalytic domain-containing protein: MEEIRKFASKNGYKEELVFFVDFSLTSNKYRFFVIDLKSGKILGKGMVV; encoded by the coding sequence ATAGAAGAGATAAGGAAATTTGCTTCAAAAAATGGCTACAAAGAAGAATTGGTGTTTTTTGTAGATTTCTCCCTTACTTCCAATAAATACAGATTTTTTGTCATTGATTTAAAATCCGGTAAAATACTGGGAAAAGGTATGGTAGTGTAA
- a CDS encoding amidohydrolase family protein produces MKKLLSLFFITGFCYVSLYSQTFIKNVTIVDVVNKKLIPAQTVVINKDVITDVQKAGRKTFPSNAVIIDGTGKYLMPGMTDAHVHFFQSGGLYTRPDALDLRKYVPYNKEIETGHQNMEALLKRYLMAGITSVVDVGATYNFLKLRDSLSGNKLLPSVYMTGPLLTTYEPQVFMGLKNDEPFRLVSTIEDAKKAINEQLQYRPDFIKIWYIVSLGKEGVEAAARKYEPLIKEIIQEAHKNKLKVAVHATERIAAQIAVQNGCDFLVHDIEDEVVSDSFVQLLKSGKVILSPTLTVMDNYYNTFGQKINYNTYDLKNSDPLAIGSIYDIKHLSNSVIPALKQRFDQPQMKIRISRTDSIRKINLKKLADGGVTIAAGTDAGNIGTQHASSFQNELKAMQQSGLSIWQVLQSATINPAMILDKEMVSGNIAKGKVADMILLNADPTKSLENLTAINKIFKNGNILDPESLVSKTSELLVQQQLNAYNARNIEAFLEPYSDDVEIYSFPNTLISKGKDAMRKSYTDMFAKMPNLHCELKGRIIQGNIVIDRESVSGMISNTKVEATAVYEIKNHKIIKVYFIR; encoded by the coding sequence ATGAAAAAACTTCTGTCTCTATTTTTTATCACTGGGTTTTGCTATGTTAGCCTATATTCTCAGACATTTATCAAGAATGTGACAATTGTTGATGTCGTCAACAAGAAATTAATACCAGCACAAACTGTTGTTATTAATAAAGATGTTATTACAGATGTACAAAAAGCCGGAAGAAAAACATTTCCTTCTAATGCTGTAATCATAGATGGTACAGGAAAATACCTAATGCCTGGTATGACAGATGCTCACGTACACTTCTTTCAAAGTGGAGGACTTTATACAAGACCGGATGCTTTAGATCTTAGAAAATATGTTCCTTACAATAAGGAGATAGAAACGGGGCATCAAAATATGGAAGCTCTATTGAAGAGGTATTTAATGGCAGGTATAACAAGTGTTGTAGATGTAGGAGCAACTTATAATTTTTTGAAATTAAGAGATTCACTTTCTGGAAACAAATTATTGCCATCAGTTTATATGACTGGGCCTCTGCTTACTACATACGAGCCTCAGGTATTTATGGGGCTTAAAAATGATGAGCCTTTCAGGTTGGTATCAACAATTGAAGATGCCAAAAAAGCAATCAATGAGCAATTGCAGTATCGTCCGGATTTTATTAAAATATGGTACATCGTTTCTTTAGGAAAAGAAGGAGTTGAAGCAGCAGCCAGAAAATATGAACCGTTGATTAAAGAAATTATTCAGGAAGCTCATAAAAACAAATTAAAAGTTGCTGTGCACGCCACAGAAAGAATTGCAGCCCAAATAGCTGTACAAAATGGTTGTGATTTTCTGGTTCACGATATAGAGGACGAAGTTGTTTCCGATAGTTTTGTTCAGTTATTGAAGTCTGGAAAAGTTATTTTATCACCTACGCTCACTGTTATGGATAATTATTATAATACATTTGGACAGAAGATTAATTATAATACATATGACTTAAAGAACTCTGATCCTTTAGCAATTGGCTCAATATATGACATAAAGCATTTATCAAATTCTGTAATCCCTGCACTTAAGCAAAGATTTGATCAGCCGCAGATGAAGATTCGTATATCTCGTACTGATTCGATTCGTAAGATTAATCTAAAAAAGCTAGCTGATGGAGGTGTTACCATTGCTGCCGGAACTGATGCCGGAAATATCGGAACACAACATGCATCATCTTTTCAAAATGAACTAAAAGCCATGCAGCAAAGTGGTCTGTCGATTTGGCAGGTATTGCAATCTGCTACTATCAATCCGGCTATGATATTAGATAAAGAAATGGTATCCGGGAATATTGCAAAAGGTAAAGTTGCAGATATGATTTTGTTGAATGCAGATCCTACAAAATCTCTTGAAAATCTTACTGCAATAAATAAGATTTTCAAGAACGGAAATATATTAGATCCTGAAAGCTTGGTTTCAAAAACTTCTGAGTTACTTGTACAGCAACAGCTTAATGCATATAATGCAAGAAATATTGAAGCCTTCTTGGAACCATATTCTGATGATGTTGAAATTTATTCTTTTCCAAATACTTTGATAAGTAAAGGAAAAGATGCGATGAGAAAATCTTATACAGACATGTTTGCTAAAATGCCAAACTTGCATTGTGAATTGAAAGGAAGGATAATTCAGGGAAATATTGTGATAGACAGAGAAAGTGTGTCAGGAATGATAAGTAATACAAAAGTTGAGGCTACCGCAGTTTATGAAATAAAAAATCACAAAATTATAAAGGTATACTTCATCAGGTAG